Proteins encoded in a region of the Pelmatolapia mariae isolate MD_Pm_ZW linkage group LG16_19, Pm_UMD_F_2, whole genome shotgun sequence genome:
- the LOC134646374 gene encoding olfactory receptor 4E1-like: MDNKLNLTYITLNGYVEVEKYRYVYFLIIFTIYAAVIFSNSTIICLIVFHQSLHEPMYIFIAVLLINSIFYCTTIYPKFLLDVLSEKQIISHTMCHFQYFVLYTSGASEFLLLAVMAYDRYVSICKPLQYPVIMKKTTISVFLVLAWLVPACQVAGTTSLSATRKVCNFTLQGIFCNNSIYKLHCVSSRVLSIYGVIVLLNIVFFPMLYIVFTYTKILIISYQRCREVRKKAAQTCLPHLLVLFNYSFFCTREVIILRLESDISQTVRLIMTLHYFIQSYMD; the protein is encoded by the coding sequence ATGGACAATAAACTAAATTTAACTTACATAACACTTAATGGGTATGTAGAGGTGGAAAAGTACAGATATGTctattttctgattatttttacAATATATGCTGCAGTAATTTTCTCTAATTCCACCATTATTTGTCTTATTGTGTTTCATCAAAGCCTTCATGAGCCCatgtatatttttattgcagttttGCTGATTAACTctattttttattgcacaacCATCTACCCAAAGTTTTTGCTTGATGTTTTATCTGAAAAACAGATTATATCACACACAATGTGTCACTTTCAGTATTTTGTACTTTACACTTCAGGAGCTTCAGAATTTTTACTGTTGGCAGTCATGGCCTATGACAGATATGTGTCTATATGCAAACCTTTGCAATATCCTGTAATCATGAAAAAAACTACCATCTCTGTTTTCTTGGTCTTAGCGTGGCTTGTGCCTGCTTGTCAGGTTGCAGGAACAACATCACTAAGTGCTACTAGAAAAGTGTGTAACTTTACACTGCAAGggatattttgtaataattcaATTTACAAACTTCATTGTGTGAGTTCAAGAGTCCTGTCTATTTATGGTGTGATTGTTTTGctcaatattgtattttttcCCATGCTCTACATAGTTTTCACTTACACAAAGATACTTATAATATCTTATCAAAGGTGTAGAGAAGTCAGGAAAAAAGCTGCACAGACCTGCTTACCTCACCTGCTGGTTTTATTCAACTATTCATTCTTCTGTACACGTGAAGTTATTATACTTCGACTGGAATCTGATATTTCACAGACTGTACGTTTAATAATGACTTTGCACTATTTTATCCAATCATATATGgactaa